One part of the Bacteroidia bacterium genome encodes these proteins:
- a CDS encoding NADH-quinone oxidoreductase subunit N, producing MDQTFNVQALGEYTTATFPSIILLITGLALMLLDSFKQDKSLLWVSAAGLSLSAVLAWVQGSAASNIVFFGMIETGGIAPLVHVFLCIAGICTLFFLRDYLRRQEREISDVYALLVFSVLGMVVMANANDLIMTFIGLETMSMCLYIFASLYKTDVKSNEAGLKYFLLGSFASAFLLFGIAILYGMTGYTNFTELGSADSLRVLQSNQPLFFTASGLLLIGFLFKVAAFPFHNWTPDVYEGTPTPLAGFMATGSKMAAFVALAVIVKKLQLISAPENEKIVTIVAISALFTMIYGNIVAARQTNIKRMLAYSSIAHSGYVLLGLCAPTLGFKAILFYMFIYTLMNIGAFGIVSMAERSYEDTDLEAWRGMGAKSPYFAGSLSIFLFSLAGIPPLAGFMAKYQVFISAIREDLILLATVGILTSVIGAYYYIRVIVLMFFNSQGNVPELNTRFKTLPTVGVAILVALILVYGVFPSLILGPIESAFGLQGATASLP from the coding sequence ATGGATCAAACTTTCAATGTTCAGGCTCTTGGGGAATATACTACTGCTACATTTCCCTCGATCATACTACTCATTACCGGACTCGCATTAATGTTGCTGGACTCCTTCAAGCAAGACAAAAGTTTGCTTTGGGTGAGTGCCGCAGGACTCAGTTTATCAGCTGTACTCGCCTGGGTACAAGGATCTGCTGCGAGTAATATTGTCTTTTTTGGAATGATTGAAACTGGAGGCATCGCTCCTTTGGTTCATGTTTTCCTATGTATTGCCGGTATATGTACCCTTTTCTTTTTACGGGATTACCTAAGAAGACAGGAACGAGAAATCAGTGATGTGTATGCCTTACTGGTGTTTTCAGTCCTGGGGATGGTAGTTATGGCCAATGCCAATGACCTCATCATGACTTTCATTGGTTTGGAAACCATGTCCATGTGTCTGTACATCTTTGCCTCTCTGTACAAAACAGATGTTAAGTCCAATGAGGCAGGATTGAAGTATTTTCTACTCGGTTCTTTTGCATCAGCCTTTCTGCTATTTGGCATCGCCATACTTTACGGCATGACAGGCTACACCAATTTCACGGAACTCGGCTCAGCCGACAGCCTTCGGGTATTACAATCTAACCAACCTCTATTCTTTACTGCTAGCGGACTACTACTGATTGGATTTCTCTTTAAGGTTGCTGCCTTCCCCTTTCACAACTGGACACCTGATGTATATGAAGGAACCCCTACTCCACTGGCGGGCTTCATGGCAACAGGAAGTAAAATGGCAGCTTTCGTCGCTCTTGCTGTTATCGTAAAAAAACTACAACTGATTAGTGCTCCTGAAAATGAAAAGATCGTTACTATAGTTGCGATCTCTGCCCTCTTCACCATGATTTATGGGAATATCGTTGCAGCCCGTCAGACCAACATCAAGCGGATGCTCGCATATTCCAGTATCGCTCACTCCGGCTACGTCCTCCTGGGTCTTTGTGCCCCGACTCTCGGTTTCAAAGCCATCTTATTCTATATGTTTATCTACACCCTGATGAACATTGGAGCATTTGGAATCGTGAGTATGGCCGAAAGAAGTTATGAGGATACGGATCTCGAAGCCTGGAGAGGAATGGGGGCAAAATCGCCCTATTTCGCTGGATCGCTATCCATATTCCTTTTCTCACTTGCAGGGATTCCCCCTTTAGCTGGATTCATGGCAAAGTATCAGGTATTTATCTCTGCTATCCGAGAAGACCTTATTTTGCTGGCAACAGTTGGTATCCTGACCTCTGTAATCGGTGCTTACTACTACATCCGGGTCATCGTATTGATGTTCTTCAATAGCCAGGGCAATGTACCTGAATTGAATACGCGCTTCAAAACGCTACCGACTGTAGGAGTTGCTATTCTGGTTGCACTCATTCTGGTCTATGGAGTATTTCCTTCTCTTATCCTCGGCCCAATAGAAAGTGCATTTGGATTGCAGGGAGCTACGGCTTCATTGCCTTAA
- a CDS encoding TetR/AcrR family transcriptional regulator, translating into MDSQSLPALSERKQQILNAARDLFSHKGYGAASMRDLAEELEIKPASLYSHYKSKEDMLWEIAIRAKEAFFQKVLPLAKGEGSVEDRLGAMIHAHVGVIIDNINASAIFFGEWKHLSEPRRSEFAAYQEAYEQAFRELVDEGIGAGGFRDQNTRFGVRSLLAGINWIHKWYKPAGRMKAEEIARQAADFGLAALK; encoded by the coding sequence ATGGATTCTCAATCATTACCGGCCCTAAGCGAAAGAAAACAGCAAATTCTGAATGCTGCCCGTGACCTCTTTAGTCATAAAGGATACGGAGCTGCCTCTATGCGTGATCTTGCGGAGGAATTAGAAATCAAGCCTGCCAGTCTTTATAGCCATTACAAATCCAAAGAGGATATGCTTTGGGAAATAGCGATTCGGGCGAAAGAGGCTTTCTTTCAAAAGGTTTTGCCTTTGGCAAAGGGGGAGGGGAGTGTTGAAGATCGATTGGGAGCCATGATCCATGCCCATGTAGGTGTGATCATTGACAATATAAATGCTTCAGCTATTTTCTTTGGAGAGTGGAAACACCTGAGTGAACCCCGCAGGTCTGAATTTGCGGCTTACCAGGAAGCCTATGAACAGGCTTTTCGAGAATTGGTAGATGAGGGAATAGGAGCAGGAGGATTTCGGGATCAGAATACCCGATTTGGTGTGAGGAGTTTACTTGCCGGAATCAACTGGATTCATAAATGGTATAAACCAGCAGGTAGGATGAAGGCGGAGGAAATAGCCAGGCAGGCAGCAGATTTTGGATTGGCAGCTTTGAAATAA